GCAGACGCCGCCGCACCCCGATTTCCGCCGCTACGACCAGCTTCGCGAGATGGGCGTCAACACCGTCTCGTTTTGCTTCGAGTTCTTCAACAAGGAAATTTTCGACAGGCGCTGCCCCGGCAAAAGCTCCTACGTGGGGCTCGAACGCTACCTGGACGCCGTCGCGTACTGCGCCAAGCTCTTCGACACCGCCAACGGCGAGATCATCGCCGGTCCCGAGCCGGTCGAGGACACGCTGCGCGCGATCGACTGGATCACCAGCGTCGGCGCGATCCCGACCGTGTGCGTGTTCCGCCCCTTGAAGGGCACCGACGCGGCGAACGACCCGCCGCCGACCACCGAGGAGATGATCCCGGTGTTCCGGCATCTGTACGAGCGGTGCATGGAAAGAAAGCTGCCCATCGGCATCGCGCACAACGTCGAGGTCTCGATCGTCCTCAAGCCGGAGGAGTGCTCCGGATTCTCCGATCGCGTCGGCGAATTCGCCGCCCAGCGCGCCCGCATCTGGGCGATGAACAAGGGGCTGCGCCTGGTGCTCGCCGCGCGAAACATGCGCGCGCGCTACAACGATCTGCTCGGGCGCCTTCTGGTATCGCCGAAGGAATACCTGGGCAAGAGGCTAGCCGCGCGTCGCGCGTGACGGTCCTTCCACGAGGGGGAAGGGGCACCGGCGGCCGGCCTTGTCGGTCGTGTGCATGAAGTCCTCGATCGTTGCCTCCGCGAAGGTCTTTTCGATCGCGGCGATCGCGTCGTCGAGCATCTGGTGCAGGCGGCAAAGGCGCGCCTTGTGCGTCGGGAGGCCGAGCGGGCAGCTTAAGATCCGCTCGATCGGATCGATCGCGTTGACAACCGACAACACGTTGATCTCCCGGGCCGGCCGCGCCAGCGTGAAACCGCCGTTCGGCCCGCGCCGGGAATTCACGACCCCCGCGCGCGCGAGGCTCTTCAGGATTTTCGAGATGTAATCGGGGGGCACGTGCGTCGCGTCGGCGATCACGCGCGCCGTCTGCGATTCGCCGCCGTGCTGGGCCAGGTGAACGACGGCTCGGAGGGCGTATTCGGCGGTTTTCGATAACATCGGAGTTCCGGAGTTAGATATCCACTAACGAAAACTTACGTGACGCGCGCCGGGGCGTCAACCCGGAGACCTTGATCCGCGTAAAATTGCTTACGCCGCGATGAGCCCGGAGGCGCGCATCCAGGCAATCGTTCGCGCGAGCGCCTTTTCGAACGACGTGACGCGATACCCGATTTCGGCGACGGCCTTTTCGCTCGAGTAAGCCCAGTGGTGACGCAGCACGCCCGCCTTGCCGACGGTCATCATCGGCGTGCCGCCGGCGATGCGCGCCCACGTCTCCATCAGGTGCGCGGAAGCGGTGAGAAGCCCAAGCGGCACGTGGCGGCGCGGCACCTTGCGTTCGAGAAGGCGCGCGGCGACGTCGACGAACGTGTCCAGGTCGATGTTCTCGCCGCCGAGAATGTACCGCTCGCCCGCGCGGCCTTTTTGCATGGCAAGCACGTGCCCCTCGACGACATCCTCCACGAATGCGTAGCACCATTTCTGCTTGCCGCTTCCGGGAATGCCGGGGAATTTGCCGCGCGTCATGTCGATCAGCATCTGCACGACGAGATTGCCCTCGGTCAGCTCGCCCGGGCCGAAGATCACCCCCGGCATGACGGTCACGACCGGCGCGCCCCG
Above is a genomic segment from bacterium containing:
- a CDS encoding Rrf2 family transcriptional regulator, whose protein sequence is MLSKTAEYALRAVVHLAQHGGESQTARVIADATHVPPDYISKILKSLARAGVVNSRRGPNGGFTLARPAREINVLSVVNAIDPIERILSCPLGLPTHKARLCRLHQMLDDAIAAIEKTFAEATIEDFMHTTDKAGRRCPFPLVEGPSRATRG
- a CDS encoding NAD-dependent epimerase/dehydratase family protein, with product MPVLITGATGFLGKNLLKRLLDDGEEVVALVRNPAALGVTHDRLSVIGGDFTDRAAVSDALGRVDRAYHVAAAVKEWVRDWTVFDRVNVDAWRAFLDIAADKGVSRIVYTSSFMALGNSDRVGVGDETLEHEPDHFHNPYERTKALAARITREYAARGAPVVTVMPGVIFGPGELTEGNLVVQMLIDMTRGKFPGIPGSGKQKWCYAFVEDVVEGHVLAMQKGRAGERYILGGENIDLDTFVDVAARLLERKVPRRHVPLGLLTASAHLMETWARIAGGTPMMTVGKAGVLRHHWAYSSEKAVAEIGYRVTSFEKALARTIAWMRASGLIAA